One genomic segment of Brassica napus cultivar Da-Ae chromosome A3, Da-Ae, whole genome shotgun sequence includes these proteins:
- the LOC106439350 gene encoding sm-like protein LSM1B: MSWAGPEDIYLSTSLASYLDRKILVLLRDGRKLMGTLRSFDQFANAVLEGACERVIVGEQYCDIPLGLYVIRGENVVLIGEMDTEREELPPHMIRVSETEIKRAQKVEREAGELRGTMRKRMEFLDFD; the protein is encoded by the exons ATGTCTTGGGCTGGTCCTGAAGATATTTATCTTTCGACTTCACTCGCTAGTTATCTCGATA GAAAAATACTTGTGCTCCTTAGAGATGGTAGAAAGCTTATGGGAACTCTCCGTTCTTTTGATCAATTCG CCAATGCGGTTCTAGAAGGTGCGTGCGAGAGGGTCATTGTAGGTGAGCAATACTGCGACATTCCTTTAGGCCTCTATGTAATCCGTGGAGAGAATGTTGTTCTGATTGGTGAGATG GACACAGAGAGAGAGGAGCTTCCTCCACACATGATTCGCGTCTCAGAGACAGAGATAAAAAGG GCGCAAAAAGTGGAGAGGGAAGCGGGTGAGCTGAGAGGAACAATGAGGAAGAGAATGGAGTTTCTTGACTTTGATTAA
- the LOC106439351 gene encoding protein FLUORESCENT IN BLUE LIGHT, chloroplastic isoform X2 has translation MAAIIRCCSSFSHTSAVRSPPRENSRATGKLATSIDYSLLRTPRAHHPVSRIKLLSTKPNESESNGILRTPFGTVESFENLSSFEGIGKLKLPVMTVLLTNSLMIGTPLEALAAEICEPESSIFNMPVLLLVALVGATVGGLVARQRKGELQRLNEQLRQINTALRRQAKIESYAPGLSYAPVGARIPSESEIIVDPKKQELISKLKTGKTFLRNQELEKAFAEFKIALELAQSLGDPIEEKKAARGLGASLQRQGKYREAIQYHNMVLAISNREGEDSGSTEAYGAIADCYTELGDLEKAGSYYDTYIARLETD, from the exons ATGGCGGCGATTATCCGGTGCTGCTCCTCCTTCTCCCATACTTCCGCCGTCCGTTCTCCGCCGCGCGAAAATTCTCGAG CGACTGGGAAGTTAGCTACATCTATCGACTACTCCTTACTCAGAACACCTCGAGCGCATCATCCTGTCTCCAGGATTAAACTTTTGTCTACCAAGCCCAATGAGAGTGAAAGCAATGGCATCTTACGAACACCATTTGGCACTGTGGAAAGTTTTGAAAACTTATCATCTTTTGAG GGAATCGGGAAGCTCAAGTTACCTGTAATGACAGTGTTGTTGACAAACTCCCTTATGATTGGTACACCTCTCGAAGCGTTGGCTGCTGAGATATGTGAACCAGAGAGTTCCATCTTCAACATGCCGGTTCTGTTGCTTGTAGCACTTGTTGGAGCCACTGTTGGAG GGTTGGTTGCTCGGCAGAGGAAAGGGGAGTTACAGAGGCTTAACGAACAGCTTCGACAGATCAACACAGCCCTTCGGAGACAAGCCAAAATCGAGTCTTACGCACCAGGGCTAAGCTACGCACCGGTAGGAGCTAGAATCCCATCAGAGAGCGAGATCATTGTGGACCCTAAGAAACAAGAGTTGATCTCCAAGCTGAAGACAGGGAAGACCTTTCTGAGGAATCAAGAGCTAGAGAAAGCTTTTGCGGAGTTCAAGATCGCTTTGGAACTTGCGCAGAGTCTCGGAGACCCCATCGAAGAGAAGAAGGCTGCCAGAGGGTTAGGCGCTTCGCTGCAGCGTCAAGGGAAGTATAGAGAAGCCATACAGTATCACAACATGGTTTTGGCTATCTCGAATAGGGAAGGAGAAGATTCTGGGAGCACTGAAGCGTATGGAGCTATTGCAGATTGTTATACTGAGCTGGGAGATCTTGAGAAAGCTGGGAGTTACTATGACACCTACATTGCTCGGTTAGAGACTGACTGA
- the LOC106439351 gene encoding protein FLUORESCENT IN BLUE LIGHT, chloroplastic isoform X1, protein MAAIIRCCSSFSHTSAVRSPPRENSRGPATGKLATSIDYSLLRTPRAHHPVSRIKLLSTKPNESESNGILRTPFGTVESFENLSSFEGIGKLKLPVMTVLLTNSLMIGTPLEALAAEICEPESSIFNMPVLLLVALVGATVGGLVARQRKGELQRLNEQLRQINTALRRQAKIESYAPGLSYAPVGARIPSESEIIVDPKKQELISKLKTGKTFLRNQELEKAFAEFKIALELAQSLGDPIEEKKAARGLGASLQRQGKYREAIQYHNMVLAISNREGEDSGSTEAYGAIADCYTELGDLEKAGSYYDTYIARLETD, encoded by the exons ATGGCGGCGATTATCCGGTGCTGCTCCTCCTTCTCCCATACTTCCGCCGTCCGTTCTCCGCCGCGCGAAAATTCTCGAGGTCCAG CGACTGGGAAGTTAGCTACATCTATCGACTACTCCTTACTCAGAACACCTCGAGCGCATCATCCTGTCTCCAGGATTAAACTTTTGTCTACCAAGCCCAATGAGAGTGAAAGCAATGGCATCTTACGAACACCATTTGGCACTGTGGAAAGTTTTGAAAACTTATCATCTTTTGAG GGAATCGGGAAGCTCAAGTTACCTGTAATGACAGTGTTGTTGACAAACTCCCTTATGATTGGTACACCTCTCGAAGCGTTGGCTGCTGAGATATGTGAACCAGAGAGTTCCATCTTCAACATGCCGGTTCTGTTGCTTGTAGCACTTGTTGGAGCCACTGTTGGAG GGTTGGTTGCTCGGCAGAGGAAAGGGGAGTTACAGAGGCTTAACGAACAGCTTCGACAGATCAACACAGCCCTTCGGAGACAAGCCAAAATCGAGTCTTACGCACCAGGGCTAAGCTACGCACCGGTAGGAGCTAGAATCCCATCAGAGAGCGAGATCATTGTGGACCCTAAGAAACAAGAGTTGATCTCCAAGCTGAAGACAGGGAAGACCTTTCTGAGGAATCAAGAGCTAGAGAAAGCTTTTGCGGAGTTCAAGATCGCTTTGGAACTTGCGCAGAGTCTCGGAGACCCCATCGAAGAGAAGAAGGCTGCCAGAGGGTTAGGCGCTTCGCTGCAGCGTCAAGGGAAGTATAGAGAAGCCATACAGTATCACAACATGGTTTTGGCTATCTCGAATAGGGAAGGAGAAGATTCTGGGAGCACTGAAGCGTATGGAGCTATTGCAGATTGTTATACTGAGCTGGGAGATCTTGAGAAAGCTGGGAGTTACTATGACACCTACATTGCTCGGTTAGAGACTGACTGA
- the LOC106439352 gene encoding peroxisomal (S)-2-hydroxyacid oxidase GLO4-like isoform X2 has product MGWLIQKEKPPLLKLQLRVTLLCFQIVSSMSSCTLEEVASSCNAVRFFQLYVFERRDVSAQVVRRVERAGYKAIVLTVDVPKLGRREADIKNKMIPPKLRNFEGLFSTKVKPSDGSGVEAFASRALDASLNWKDIEWLRSITKLPILIKGILTREDALKAVEAGVDGIIVSNHGGRQLDYSPATITVLEEVVHVVKGRIPVLLDGGVRRGTDVFKALALGAKAVLIGRPIVYGLAAKGEDGVKKVIEMLKNEFELTMALSGCPTIGDITRNHVRTEDERLKSNL; this is encoded by the exons ATGGGTTGGCTCATCCAGAAG GAGAAACCGCCACTGCTAAAGCTGCAGCTGCGTGTAACACTATTATG TTTTCAGATAGTATCAAGTATGTCTTCATGCACTCTTGAGGAGGTTGCTTCTAGTTGTAACGCGGTTCGGTTTTTTCAATTATAT GTGTTTGAGAGACGTGATGTAAGTGCTCAGGTGGTGAGAAGGGTTGAGAGAGCTGGATACAAGGCCATAGTTTTGACTGTTGATGTTCCTAAACTTGGTAGAAGGGAAGCAGATATAAAGAACAA AATGATACCACCGAAGCTGAGGAACTTCGAAGGTTTATTTTCAACCAAAGTCAAACCT AGTGATGGTTCAGGGGTTGAAGCCTTTGCCTCTCGTGCTCTTGATGCTTCTTTAAACTGGAAG GACATTGAGTGGTTAAGATCTATTACAAAGTTGCCAATACTAATCAAAGGAATACTAACACGTGAAGACG CTCTTAAGGCTGTTGAAGCCGGTGTAGATGGAATAATTGTATCCAACCATGGGGGTCGCCAGCTTGACTATTCTCCAGCTACTATAACTGTTTTAGAAGAG GTTGTTCATGTTGTTAAAGGTAGGATTCCGGTTTTGCTTGATGGAGGAGTGAGACGAGGAACAGATGTTTTCAAGGCGCTGGCACTAGGAGCTAAAGCTGTTCTT ATAGGGAGGCCTATAGTCTATGGGCTTGCAGCTAAGGGTGAAGATGGAGTGAAGAAAGTGATTGAGATGTTGAAGAATGAGTTTGAGTTAACTATGGCCCTCTCTGGTTGTCCCACAATTGGTGACATTACCAGAAACCACGTTAGGACTGAGGATGAGAGACTTAAATCTAACCTCTGA
- the LOC106439352 gene encoding peroxisomal (S)-2-hydroxyacid oxidase GLO3-like isoform X1 produces the protein MLYTLQEIALTLLYLHLGFFRYIEMDQIVNVNEFQELARQALPKMYYDFYSGGAGDQHTLKENMEAFSRIMFRPRVLVDVTKIDMSTRILGYPLSAPIMIAPTGSHGLAHPEGETATAKAAAACNTIMIVSSMSSCTLEEVASSCNAVRFFQLYVFERRDVSAQVVRRVERAGYKAIVLTVDVPKLGRREADIKNKMIPPKLRNFEGLFSTKVKPSDGSGVEAFASRALDASLNWKDIEWLRSITKLPILIKGILTREDALKAVEAGVDGIIVSNHGGRQLDYSPATITVLEEVVHVVKGRIPVLLDGGVRRGTDVFKALALGAKAVLIGRPIVYGLAAKGEDGVKKVIEMLKNEFELTMALSGCPTIGDITRNHVRTEDERLKSNL, from the exons ATGTTATATACTTTACAAGAAATAGCGTTGACCTTACTGTATCTGCATCTGGGTTTCTTCAGATAT ATAGAGATGGACCAAATAGTAAACGTGAATGAGTTTCAAGAGCTGGCGAGACAGGCTCTCCCTAAGATGTACTATGACTTCTATAGCGGAGGAGCAGGGGATCAACACACCCTCAAGGAAAATATGGAAGCTTTCAGTAGAATCAT GTTTAGGCCTCGAGTTCTCGTTGATGTGACCAAGATAGATATGTCTACCAGAATCTTGGGTTATCCTCTCTCAGCTCCTATCATGATTGCTCCAACAGGAAGTCATGGGTTGGCTCATCCAGAAG GAGAAACCGCCACTGCTAAAGCTGCAGCTGCGTGTAACACTATTATG ATAGTATCAAGTATGTCTTCATGCACTCTTGAGGAGGTTGCTTCTAGTTGTAACGCGGTTCGGTTTTTTCAATTATAT GTGTTTGAGAGACGTGATGTAAGTGCTCAGGTGGTGAGAAGGGTTGAGAGAGCTGGATACAAGGCCATAGTTTTGACTGTTGATGTTCCTAAACTTGGTAGAAGGGAAGCAGATATAAAGAACAA AATGATACCACCGAAGCTGAGGAACTTCGAAGGTTTATTTTCAACCAAAGTCAAACCT AGTGATGGTTCAGGGGTTGAAGCCTTTGCCTCTCGTGCTCTTGATGCTTCTTTAAACTGGAAG GACATTGAGTGGTTAAGATCTATTACAAAGTTGCCAATACTAATCAAAGGAATACTAACACGTGAAGACG CTCTTAAGGCTGTTGAAGCCGGTGTAGATGGAATAATTGTATCCAACCATGGGGGTCGCCAGCTTGACTATTCTCCAGCTACTATAACTGTTTTAGAAGAG GTTGTTCATGTTGTTAAAGGTAGGATTCCGGTTTTGCTTGATGGAGGAGTGAGACGAGGAACAGATGTTTTCAAGGCGCTGGCACTAGGAGCTAAAGCTGTTCTT ATAGGGAGGCCTATAGTCTATGGGCTTGCAGCTAAGGGTGAAGATGGAGTGAAGAAAGTGATTGAGATGTTGAAGAATGAGTTTGAGTTAACTATGGCCCTCTCTGGTTGTCCCACAATTGGTGACATTACCAGAAACCACGTTAGGACTGAGGATGAGAGACTTAAATCTAACCTCTGA
- the LOC106444014 gene encoding LOB domain-containing protein 24 gives MNPKRCAACKYLRRRCPKDCIFSPYFPPNDPDKFACIHRIYGAGNVSKMLQQLPVQTRAEAVESLSFEAKCRVEDPVYGCVGIISLLQTQIRKTQTLLAKTQAEIAVAQTKHSQHTNL, from the exons ATGAATCCTAAAAGATGTGCTGCTTGCAAATATCTGAGAAGAAGATGTCCAAAAGATTGCATTTTCTCACCTTATTTCCCTCCAAATGATCCTGATAAATTTGCATGTATCCACAGAATCTATGGTGCTGGCAACGTTTCCAAAATGCTTCAG CAACTTCCTGTTCAGACAAGAGCTGAAGCAGTTGAATCTTTGTCCTTTGAAGCAAAGTGCAGAGTAGAAGATCCTGTTTATGGATGTGTTGGGATTATTTCTTTACTCCAAACTCAAATTCGGAAAACTCAAACCCTTTTGGCCAAAACTCAAGCTGAGATTGCCGTTGCTCAAACCAAACATAGCCAACACACAAATCTCTGa
- the LOC106439353 gene encoding COP1-interacting protein 7: MRPAAIPLDYAVFQLSPKRSRCELFVSTAGNTEKLASGLVKPFVAHLKVAEEHVAREAQSIKLQVESSDNAGTWFTKGTLERFVRFVSTPEVLELVSALDEEMSQLEAARKIYGEGTGDQRSGAKDGAETTTAADVTKKELLRAIDLRLAAVRQDLATACNRASAAGFNPVTVPELSQFADRFGANRLNEACAKFIALCQRRPELMSSWRFNQEEEAIRSSWESDMSIDDPSEDPSRNLAANRTQQHREHQTRIQGQSATGSSYSQQEAKVMPQSSHDEKNDEEEKKGQLQNEPLASQTKQLTRRLSVQERINLFENKQKESSGGKTAVVKSTELKRLSSDLSSSVRRWSGASDMSIDLGNDRKDGTGDSPLCTPPASSVSKDGSGISSKQSVGYKQTGLSHVESSHRTEDECNSNNLGDKEVNLNMPLSTDSQVGHQGNSQDGLLEKSSKFPYNECKYSENANRDDDESDNKMGDFELNKQDQIQFRDPRSHSLSTLQQLGGTESNLSSVRSNGGTAESPRKEPSSRQSPPVEDRQRKTQVYGGSEQMKRPQGRRGEGSESDTMSQVSPAEQVQRARASKGSQELNDELKVKANELEKLFAEHMLRVPGDQSSSVRRGKPQAATSQPRRPVAEDQKTPATPTLSSNDEDKFKTPPTMKMVGNNDYGDNTTRQKLPEISFSDNSRGKSYEKYMQKRDVKLKEDWSLRRSEKEAKLKLMQDILDRSNSEMKAKFSQSTGRRDSDVRRAEKLVYFNSRLSAKKDQHPISSFLTEEDEDVSRSTQSKKLQQNKTSSLTARTAATSASRSSAKVSTPSAVRRRGQDKVLAQSVPNFAEFKKQEGMMKPASGVGKNGVRSQARSSVRPKAVTEEEKPRRPASIRKGAAEEAAELADVSQLKSEDDVSVPLNLDKASEGSEEMEKEELEEVVDDAEEAFTDAENEKSRRSQEFEEWGGNGESNSQLEPDSNAELPSRNHQTIGSFLDSHATVEDSPVGSPAFWNLSSLNQTENDTTQMRKKWGGAAAQKRGVGGGNNNPSQSQCQQDVTKGLKRLLNFGRKNRAAENLSDWISATTSEGDDDTEDGRDLANRSSEDLRKSRMGFLQTQASDDSFNESELFNEQAQNTSAPLSFKLKEDQASGTSVKAPRSFFSLSNFRSKGK; this comes from the exons ATGAGACCAGCTGCTATACCTCTTGACTATGCCGTCTTCCAACTCTCCCCAAAGCGCTCAAG ATGTGAGTTGTTTGTCTCTACTGCGGGGAACACTGAGAAGCTTGCTTCTGGACTGGTCAAACCCTTTGTTGCTCATTTGAAAGTCGCTGAAGAGCATGTCGCCAGGGAAGCTCAGTCTATAAAGCTGCAAGTTGAAAGCAGCGATAATGCTGGAACTTGGTTTACTAAAGGGACACTCGAGAG GTTTGTACGGTTTGTTAGTACCCCGGAGGTTCTGGAATTGGTTAGCGCTTTGGATGAGGAAATGTCTCAGTTAGAGGCTGCTCGTAAAATATACGGCGAG GGGACTGGTGATCAGCGATCTGGTGCAAAAG ATGGCGCAGAAACTACAACAGCAGCTGATGTGACAAA GAAGGAGCTACTAAGAGCTATTGATTTACGGCTTGCAGCGGTTAGACAGGACTTGGCAACTGCTTGTAATCGTGCATCAGCTGCTGGTTTCAACCCAGTCACTGTCCCTGAACTTAGTCAATTTGCTGATCGATTTGGGGCTAATCGCTTGAA TGAAGCATGCGCCAAGTTTATCGCACTTTGTCAGAGAAGGCCAGAGCTTATGAGCTCTTGGAGGTTCAATCAGGAAGAAGAAGCTATACGTTCGTCTTGGGAATCTGATATGTCAATTGATGATCCCAGTGAAGACCCTTCCAGAAACCTAGCAGCCAATAGAACCCAACAACATAGAGAACATCAAACTCGTATACAAGGGCAAAGTGCAACAGGAAGCAGTTACTCCCAGCAAGAAGCAAAGGTGATGCCACAAAGTAGTCATGATGAAAAGAATGACGAAGAGGAGAAAAAAGGTCAATTGCAAAATGAGCCATTAGCAAGTCAGACTAAGCAGCTCACTAGACGGCTCAGCGTGCAGGAGAGGATCAACCTATTTGAAAACAAGCAGAAAGAAAGCTCCGGAGGGAAAACAGCTGTGGTGAAATCCACTGAGCTGAAAAGGCTATCTTCTGATTTATCATCTTCTGTGCGGAGATGGAGTGGTGCTAGTGACATGAGCATTGATTTGGGAAATGATAGGAAGGATGGTACTGGTGATAGTCCATTGTGCACTCCCCCGGCTTCATCAGTGTCCAAAGATGGAAGTGgtatatcttcaaaacaatctGTCGGCTACAAGCAGACCGGATTGAGTCATGTTGAGAGCTCTCACAGGACTGAAGACGAATGTAACTCCAACAATCTTGGTGACAAGGAGGTAAACTTGAACATGCCATTGAGCACGGATAGCCAAGTGGGACATCAAGGAAATTCACAGGATGGTTTATTGGAGAAAAGTTCCAAGTTTCCATATAATGAATGCAAATACTCAGAGAATGCAAATAGAGATGATGATGAATCTGATAACAAAATGGGCGATTTTGAATTAAATAAGCAGGACCAAATACAGTTTAGAGATCCTCGGAGTCATTCATTGTCTACACTACAGCAGTTAGGTGGTACTGAATCTAATTTATCTAGTGTCCGGAGCAATGGAGGAACTGCAGAGTCTCCTAGGAAAGAGCCTTCGTCTAGGCAGTCACCACCAGTTGAGGATCGTCAGAGAAAGACACAAGTCTATGGAG GTTCTGAACAGATGAAAAGACCGCAAGGTAGAAGGGGTGAAGGTTCCGAGAGTGATACTATGAGCCAAGTGTCCCCAGCAGAGCAAGTTCAAAGGGCTAGAGCGTCTAAGGGAAGCCAAGAGCTGAATGATGAATTGAAAGTGAAGGCAAACGAGCTTGAAAAGCTATTTGCTGAACACATGCTCCGTGTGCCGGGGGATCAATCCAGTTCTGTCCGTAGAGGTAAGCCACAGGCTGCCACTTCACAGCCTAGAAGACCTGTAGCAGAGGATCAGAAGACTCCAGCAACGCCAACTTTAAGCTCAAATGATGAAGACAAGTTCAAAACTCCGCCGACAATGAAGATGGTTGGTAACAATGACTATGGAGATAATACCACAAGGCAAAAACTTCCAGAGATCAGCTTTTCAGATAATTCTAGAGGAAAGTCATATGAGAAGTATATGCAGAAGAGAGACGTGAAGCTGAAGGAAGACTGGAGTTTGAGAAGGTCCGAGAAGGAAGCCAAGTTGAAGTTGATGCAAGATATACTTGATCGCAGTAACTCTGAGATGAAAGCCAAATTTTCTCAGTCTACGGGAAGACGTGACTCAGATGTTCGACGTGCAGAGAAGCTTGTGTACTTCAATTCTAGGCTGAGTGCTAAAAAGGATCAG CATCCGATTAGTTCATTCCTcactgaagaagatgaagatgtttCCAGGAGCACTCAGAGTAAGAAGctgcaacaaaacaaaacaagttcCTTGACTGCTCGAACCGCTGCCACATCAGCTTCACGCTCTTCAGCCAAAGTTTCTACACCCAGTGCTGTTAGACGGAGAGGACAAGACAAAGTTCTTGCACAGTCAGTCCCTAACTTCGCCGAGTTCAAGAAGCAGGAAGGCATGATGAAACCAGCCTCGGGAGTTGGAAAAAATGGTGTCCGCTCACAGGCGAGAAGCTCTGTTAGACCGAAGGCTGTAACTGAAGAAGAGAAACCAAGAAGGCCGGCAAGTATCAGAAAAGGTGCTGCTGAAGAAGCTGCTGAGTTGGCAGATGTCTCTCAGTTGAAGTCAGAGGATGATGTTTCTGTACCTTTGAATCTTGATAAGGCTTCAGAAGGATCAGAGGAAATGGAAAAGGAGGAGCTGGAAGAAGTGGTTGATGACGCAGAAGAAGCTTTTACGGATGCAGAGAATGAGAAGTCAAGACGTAGTCAAGAGTTTGAAGAATGGGGTGGTAATGGTGAATCTAATTCTCAGCTTGAGCCTGATTCAAATGCTGAGTTACCTTCTAGAAATCATCAAACCATCGGTTCATTCCTGGATTCACATGCTACAGTGGAGGACTCACCAGTGGGTAGTCCTGCTTTCTGGAACTTGTCTTCCCTTAACCAAACTGAGAATGATACAACTCAGATGAGGAAGAAATGGGGAGGAGCTGCTGCTCAGAAACGTGGTGTTGGTGGTGGTAATAATAATCCATCTCAGAGTCAGTGCCAGCAGGATGTGACTAAAGGGTTGAAGAGGCTGTTGAATTTTGGAAGGAAGAACCGTGCGGCTGAGAATTTGTCTGATTGGATCTCTGCTACAACCTCTGAAGGGGATGATGATACTGAAGATGGAAGAGATCTTGCGAATCGATCATCAGAAGACTTGAGGAAGTCGAGGATGGGGTTTTTACAGACGCAGGCCTCTGATGATAGCTTTAACGAGAGTGAGCTATTCAATGAACAAG CCCAAAACACAAGTGCACCGTTAAGCTTTAAACTGAAAGAGGATCAGGCGTCAGGAACTTCTGTAAAAG CACCAAGGTCATTCTTTTCACTCTCCAATTTTCGTAGCAAAGGGAAATGA